From the genome of Trichoplusia ni isolate ovarian cell line Hi5 chromosome 26, tn1, whole genome shotgun sequence, one region includes:
- the LOC113505713 gene encoding serine/threonine-protein kinase 10-like, whose amino-acid sequence MCVLHLGSGNDARKKKVFNNIRDNSDPSDNWDMVGELGDGAFGKVYKAQHKTTGQLAAAKMCVLDNEDDLADFTVEIDILSECRHPNVVELHEAYFIDNKLWMLLEYCDGGALDSVMAELEKGLSELQIAYVCREMCRGLQFLHSRRVIHRDLKAGNVLATMTGGVKLADFGVSAKNKSTLQKHDTFIGTPYWMAPEVVLCETFRDHPYDFKVDIWSLGITLIEFAQMEPPNHEMTPMRVLLKIQKSEPPALDQPSRWGKAFNDFIARALVKDPEKRPTAVELLKHEFVSGNLDSKPLRDLLLEYRAEVVEEEVVDDDSEEPRSSHMPMEEDDSTSVRSGDTPDVKMSEEPAAGTPPGAGRAPSPRAPPSPAAPPSPAAPLSPAAPPAPPPAAPAAKRPHDDDLPPADRKPPAPKKEKGPAPLPPASSPQPSPPAPPAPTAPAAPAAPPVAPTPVSSAGRKPPAPPPPSLPPDQASPAAAAGRLIVDQVCRDAEKAVEDKHTEKDATKQKEESNKEESDVKLTVNRTQQEDNVSRTNSTEEISIVQSKEINSRTDSTEDVTIIRTEINKDINTRTDSVEDVTVIKTDTKRDVIKTGIEVNRVSAEVSRLEKNYSRSSSVDEGLEEKREKRRSQHNAVEIRPVTPPPRSPKAAAPAPPLVVAVRRSPPPAPNSLRAAPAGLVTVTTTHPPVLNTAATLPPNAVTISTTPPIADEVVIVGAGSSSDDDCFAPSSLDSLDCTHYSEKSRGRRLDSSEVLILSPTAVTTDSGVFDDSVTNGLNLDTSHVSVVTVGNEEVRVRDSAATHIALGSVSTRLSPDSFESRSQSDSGSVASSSSRAAPDADSLAASHCASAASGEHDDLHRGQLNGGARVNTDSQNLDNGEPVVLRRKQQDGQPVNRIQRSKEDIHMANLKKKTRKRTRKFEIDGVIVTTTTSKVIWGDEESGRTWDDHALRKQELREIKMLQKQEQKQFQDLNAKELQLREQQDKRFEAELVSLERAHESDLEALARAQRGAAERAEQQLEAELRHAAKRLRADHERDLRHFRDTLKQELRLLKQEVELVAKDRRKDAYRVRRARLDAEHAERERAFVAALAEAGDAVLRRIHDAHRDRQALADRQYLQQRHQIMRTREAALWELEEKQIHERHQLAKRQLKDEFLLRRHQMLVRHDKELEQIKRKNTRKEEELAKCQALEKRSLPKRIRAEQKAREMMFRESLRISAVNAPSHEDEKERLKKFQENEKRRYRAEQQRLATKHAKAREELKAAGEALLRELEQYQNEKRKALMNHESNKMKAVEERYSQELKDWRATLGDRKLALEDEFTVQLEEQERQAASNRIPPPSTTMPQHSSTLHSSRTSLTSSHYD is encoded by the exons ATGTGC GTGCTGCACCTAGGCAGCGGCAACGATGCCAGGAAGAAGAAGGTGTTCAACAACATCCGCGACAACAGCGACCCCTCGGACAACTGGGACATGGTCGGCGAGCTCGGCGATGGCGCGTTTGGGAAG GTATACAAAGCCCAGCACAAGACGACCGGCCAGCTCGCCGCCGCCAAGATGTGCGTTCTGGACAACGAGGACGACCTCGCGGACTTCACCGTCGAGATCGACATCCTGTCCGAGTGCCGGCATCCGAACGTCGTCGAGCTGCACGAAGCTTACTTCATCGATAATAAGTTGTGG ATGCTCCTCGAGTACTGCGACGGTGGCGCCCTCGACTCGGTCATGGCGGAGCTCGAGAAGGGTCTCAGCGAGCTGCAGATAGCGTACGTGTGTCGCGAGATGTGCCGCGGCCTTCAGTTCCTGCACTCGCGCCGCGTCATACACCGAGACCTCAAGGCGGGGAACGTGCTGGCGACCATGACCGGGGGCGTCAAGCTAG CGGACTTCGGCGTGTCGGCCAAGAACAAGTCGACGCTGCAGAAACACGACACGTTCATCGGGACCCCGTACTGGATGGCGCCGGAGGTCGTGCTGTGTGAAACGTTCCGCGATCATCCTTATGATTTCAAG GTGGACATCTGGTCTCTAGGCATCACGTTGATAGAGTTCGCGCAGATGGAGCCGCCCAACCACGAGATGACGCCCATGAGGGTACTGCTCAAGATACAGAAGAGCGAGCCGCCCGCCCTCGACCAGCCCTCCCGCTGGGGGAAGGCCTTCAACGACTTCATAGCCAGGGCGCTCGTCAAG GACCCTGAGAAAAGGCCGACGGCGGTGGAACTCCTGAAACACGAGTTCGTGAGCGGTAACCTCGACTCGAAGCCGTTGCGAGACCTGCTGCTGGAGTACAGGGCCGAGGTCGTCGAGGAGGAGGTCGTGGATGATGATAGCGAG gAGCCGCGCAGTTCTCATATGCCTATGGAGGAAGATGACTCGACGTCGGTGAGGTCCGGCGACACGCCCGATGTCAAGA TGTCGGAAGAGCCGGCAGCGGGCACGCCGCCTGGCGCGGGGCGCGCCCCTTCCCCGCGCGCGCCCCCgtcccccgccgcgcccccgtCGCCCGCCGCGCCCCTGTCCCCCGCCGcaccccccgcgcccccgcccgccgcgcccgccgccaagCGCCCGCACGACGACGACCTGCCGCCTGCTGACAGGAAGCCGCCC GCACCGAAGAAAGAGAAAGGCCCCGCCCCGCTCCCGCCCGCCAGCAGCCCGCAGCCCTCGCCCCCCGCCCCGCCTGCCCCCACAGCCCCCGCAGCCCCCGCAGCTCCCCCGGTGGCCCCGACGCCGGTGTCGAGCGCAGGCCGCaagccgcccgcgccgccgccgccctcgcTGCCGCCGGACCAGGcctcgcccgccgccgccgccggcagGCTCATCGTGGACCAG GTATGCAGAGACGCAGAAAAAGCAGTCGAAGACAAACACACAGAGAAAGACgcgacaaaacaaaaagaagaatCAAACAAAGAAGAATCGGACGTCAAACTAACAGTCAACAGAACGCAGCAAGAAGACAACGTATCACGAACAAATTCCACAGAAGAAATATCCATAGTACAGTCCAAAGAGATCAATTCAAGAACAGACTCAACCGAAGACGTCACAATAATCAGAACAGAAATCAATAAAGatattaatacacgaacggacTCCGTCGAAGATGTTACTGTGATAAAAACGGACACGAAAAGAGATGTTATTAAGACTGGTATAGAAGTAAATAGAGTTAGCGCAGAAGTCAGTCGGCTGGAGAAGAATTACTCGAGATCAAGTTCCGTTGATGAAGGTTTGGAGGAGAAGAGAGAGAAGAGGAGGTCGCAGCATAATGCGGTTGAGATCAGGCCTGTTACG CCGCCCCCGCGCTCGCCCAAGGCggcggcgcccgcgcccccgctcGTGGTGGCGGTGCGGCGctcgcccccgcccgcgcccaaCAGCctgcgcgccgcgcccgccggccTCGTCACCGTCACCACCACGCACCCGCCCGTGCTCAACACCGCCGCCACG CTACCTCCGAACGCGGTGACGATATCGACCACCCCGCCCATAGCCGACGAGGTCGTGATAGTGGGAGCAGGCTCCTCGTCCGACGACGACTGCTTCGCGCCCTCATCGCTCGACTCACTGGACTGCACGCATTATAGCG AGAAGTCTCGCGGCCGTCGCTTGGACAGTAGCGAAGTATTAATTCTGAGTCCGACTGCCGTCACCACCGATTCCGGAGTGTTCGACGACAGCGTCACTAACGGACTTAATTTG GACACCTCCCACGTGTCAGTGGTGACGGTCGGTAACGAAGAGGTGCGTGTTCGAGACTCGGCCGCGACTCACATCGCGCTCGGCTCCGTCAGCACGCGACTCAGTCCAGACAGCTTTGAGAG CCGCTCGCAGTCGGACAGCGGGTCCGTGGCGTCGTCGTCGTCGCGCGCGGCGCCGGACGCGGACTCGCTGGCCGCGTCGCACTGCGCCAGCGCGGCCAGCGGCGAGCACGACGACCTGCACAGGGGACAGCTCAATGGGGGAGCCAG AGTGAACACTGACAGTCAGAACTTAGATAACGGTGAACCGGTCGTGTTGAGAAGAAAGCAGCAAGACGGACAGCCCGTCAACAGGATACAAAG GTCAAAAGAAGACATCCACATGGCTAACCTCAAGAAGAAGACTCGAAAACGTACGAGAAAGTTCGAGATCGACGGCGTTATAGTCACAACTACCACGTCCAAG GTGATATGGGGCGACGAAGAGAGCGGCCGCACGTGGGACGACCACGCGCTCCGCAAGCAGGAGCTGCGCGAGATCAAGATGCTGCAGAAGCAGGAGCAGAAGCAGTTCCAGGACCTCAACGCCAAGGAGCTGCAGCTCAGGGAGCAGCAGGACAAGAG GTTCGAGGCCGAGCTGGTGTCGCTGGAGCGCGCGCACGAGTCGGACCTGGAGGCGCtggcgcgggcgcagcgcggCGCCGCCGAGCGCGCCGAGCAGCAGCTGGAGGCCGAGCTGCGACACGCCGCCAAGCGACTGCGCGCCGACCACGAGCGCGACCTGCGCCACTTCCGCGACACGCTCAAGCAGGAGCTCAGGCTGCTCAAGCAG GAGGTGGAACTAGTGGCTAAGGACCGTCGCAAGGACGCGTACCGCGTGCGTCGCGCGCGCCTGGACGCCGAGCACGCGGAGCGCGAGCGCGCCTTCGTGGCGGCGCTGGCCGAGGCGGGCGACGCCGTGCTGCGCCGGATACACGACGCGCACCGCGACCGCCAGGCGCTCGCCGACAGGCAGTATCTGCAGCAGCGGCATCAG ATTATGCGAACCCGTGAAGCGGCGCTGTGGGAGCTCGAAGAGAAACAGATCCACGAACGGCATCAGCTCGCCAAGAGACAGCTAAAGGACGAGTTCCTACTGCGGAGACATCAGATGCTGGTCAGGCACGACAAGGAGTTGGAGCAGATCAAGAG GAAAAACACCCGTAAAGAGGAAGAGCTAGCGAAATGCCAGGCTTTGGAGAAGAGATCCCTACCCAAGAGGATCCGAGCCGAGCAGAAAGCGCGCGAGATGATGTTCAGGGAGTCGCTGAGGATCAGCGCCGTGAACGCGCCCAGCCACGAGGACGAGAAGGAGAGGCTGAAGAAG TTCCAAGAGAACGAGAAGCGTCGCTACCGAGCGGAACAGCAGCGTCTAGCGACCAAACATGCCAAAGCCAGGGAGGAGCTCAAGGCCGCCGGAGAG GCGTTACTCCGCGAGTTGGAGCAGTACCAGAACGAGAAGCGCAAGGCCCTCATGAACCACGAGAGCAACAAGATGAAGGCCGTCGAGGAGCGCTACTCCCAGGAGCTGAAGGACTGGAGGGCCACCCTCGGGGACAGGAAACTG